A stretch of Calderihabitans maritimus DNA encodes these proteins:
- the rsmA gene encoding 16S rRNA (adenine(1518)-N(6)/adenine(1519)-N(6))-dimethyltransferase RsmA: MVMLKLASPRVTKEILNRYNFRPSKGMGQNFLIDYNIVNIILNAAELDPLDLAVEIGPGIGTMTREIASRAGYVLAIELDERLISILQNTLEECNNVEIIHADALKINFDRLMEERLGIFKSKTFKVIANLPYYITTPLIMHLLEDHERWDQAVIMIQKEVADRILACPGTKEYGALSVSVQYYAEPQFIAKVPKTVFWPRPEVDSAIVKLKRRRVPPVEVRDKLLLFRVIQGVFTYRRKTILNALQNTFSVNRQDLIKVLETSPIDPSRRGETLSLEEFAILADNLLALQEKIKKARL; the protein is encoded by the coding sequence ATGGTTATGCTTAAACTGGCCAGTCCTCGGGTTACGAAAGAAATATTGAACCGGTATAACTTTAGGCCTAGTAAAGGGATGGGGCAGAACTTTCTAATCGACTATAATATAGTGAACATCATACTGAATGCTGCTGAACTTGACCCCCTTGACCTGGCGGTAGAAATTGGGCCGGGGATTGGAACTATGACCCGGGAAATAGCCAGCCGAGCCGGTTATGTGCTGGCCATAGAGCTGGATGAAAGATTGATATCTATTCTACAGAATACACTTGAGGAGTGTAATAACGTTGAAATAATTCACGCCGATGCTCTTAAAATTAATTTTGATCGTTTAATGGAAGAAAGGCTGGGTATATTTAAATCAAAAACTTTTAAAGTTATAGCCAATCTTCCCTACTACATCACTACGCCCTTGATAATGCATTTGTTGGAGGACCATGAAAGATGGGACCAGGCAGTTATAATGATACAAAAGGAAGTGGCGGACCGCATCCTGGCATGTCCGGGAACCAAAGAGTATGGGGCTCTCTCGGTGAGCGTACAGTATTATGCTGAACCCCAATTTATTGCTAAGGTACCCAAAACCGTTTTCTGGCCGCGTCCTGAAGTGGATTCGGCAATCGTAAAGTTAAAGAGACGTCGTGTCCCTCCCGTTGAGGTTCGAGATAAATTGTTGCTGTTTCGAGTAATTCAGGGAGTTTTCACTTACCGCAGGAAAACCATTCTTAATGCCCTGCAGAATACTTTTTCTGTAAACCGGCAAGATTTGATTAAGGTGCTTGAAACGTCGCCAATCGACCCCTCGCGCAGGGGAGAGACTCTGAGCCTCGAGGAGTTTGCCATTCTTGCTGATAACTTATTGGCTTTGCAGGAAAAAATAAAAAAAGCAAGGCTATGA
- a CDS encoding CAP domain-containing protein, whose amino-acid sequence MRRWKLAKGLATILTLAFLWVILFGSIALAQDRYSILVYRVKYDRTNGFNKIVQYNWEIMNRWLNHLPQRFLLVQKKYRWSEKAETEETLVPKAKPSDDVAVLQPVPPSDLVPQPKVKPQEVKSVRLTAEEKQMIDLINQERTARGLAPLQVDLDLVRTARMKSADMVENSYFGHNSPRYGSPFDLMRREGISFRYAGENLAGAPSVEKAHQALMGSEGHRRNILNPRFTHIGVGIAEGGPYGKMFTQHFVGR is encoded by the coding sequence ATGAGGAGATGGAAACTTGCTAAGGGATTAGCAACTATTCTTACGCTAGCTTTTCTATGGGTAATTTTATTCGGGTCTATCGCTTTGGCCCAAGATCGCTACTCCATCTTAGTATACCGGGTGAAGTACGATAGGACCAATGGATTTAATAAGATCGTTCAATACAACTGGGAAATAATGAACCGGTGGTTGAATCATTTACCCCAGAGGTTCCTATTAGTTCAAAAAAAATATCGCTGGTCCGAGAAAGCCGAAACGGAAGAAACACTGGTTCCGAAAGCAAAGCCTTCAGATGATGTCGCAGTTCTACAACCAGTGCCCCCGTCCGATCTTGTTCCGCAACCCAAAGTCAAGCCGCAGGAAGTTAAAAGCGTACGGCTTACAGCAGAGGAAAAGCAGATGATTGATCTGATCAACCAGGAAAGAACTGCCAGAGGGTTGGCTCCTTTACAGGTTGATCTGGACTTGGTAAGGACGGCCCGGATGAAGAGCGCGGATATGGTGGAAAACAGCTATTTCGGTCATAATTCTCCCAGATACGGCAGCCCTTTCGACCTGATGCGCCGGGAAGGAATAAGCTTTCGCTATGCCGGTGAAAACTTAGCGGGAGCTCCTTCCGTGGAAAAAGCCCACCAAGCCTTAATGGGAAGTGAAGGACACCGCCGTAATATCCTCAATCCCCGGTTTACTCATATTGGGGTAGGTATAGCAGAGGGTGGTCCTTACGGAAAAATGTTTACCCAACATTTTGTGGGAAGGTAG
- a CDS encoding Veg family protein: protein MAAKGILSAIKEDLDAYVGKKIRLKANRGRKKVIERVGILEKTYPNIFVVKLDEKKNSVRRVSFSYTDILTEAVELTVCREDGEVKICGNKS, encoded by the coding sequence TTGGCAGCAAAAGGCATTTTATCAGCTATAAAAGAAGATTTGGATGCTTACGTCGGCAAAAAAATTAGATTAAAGGCAAACCGAGGTAGAAAAAAAGTGATTGAAAGGGTGGGTATACTAGAGAAGACCTATCCTAATATTTTTGTGGTTAAATTGGACGAGAAGAAAAATTCAGTGCGGAGGGTATCATTCAGTTATACAGATATCCTGACTGAGGCGGTAGAATTGACGGTTTGCCGAGAAGATGGTGAAGTGAAGATCTGCGGAAATAAAAGTTAG
- a CDS encoding electron transfer flavoprotein subunit alpha/FixB family protein: MAVKNLEEYQGVWVFIEHSGGEIAPVSRELLGAGRKVADKLKTELAGVLLGSKVEEMIPEVFARGADKVYVIDDPVLEQYRTKPFTHGLFNLVQKYKPEVVLMGATTLGRDLSGAVATKLETGLTADCTELDVDPKSRLLLQTRPAFGGNIMATILCRRHRPQMATVRPRVMPEPPRQEGRTGQVIREELGLREEDIETQIVEVIEEKGKAVYLDKAEIIVAGGRGLGGAENFKLLEELADTLGGTLGASRAAVEAGWISADYQVGQTGTTVRPKVYFAIGISGAIQHLVGMQTSDVIVAINKDPDAPIIKVATYSIIGDLFKVVPALTQRFREKLGKS, from the coding sequence ATGGCAGTCAAAAACCTAGAAGAATATCAGGGCGTATGGGTATTTATTGAACATTCCGGCGGGGAAATAGCTCCCGTGTCCCGGGAACTTTTAGGAGCGGGAAGAAAAGTTGCCGACAAATTAAAAACAGAACTGGCAGGAGTATTGTTGGGTAGTAAGGTAGAAGAGATGATCCCGGAGGTTTTCGCCAGGGGTGCGGATAAAGTTTATGTGATTGATGACCCGGTCTTGGAACAGTATCGGACCAAACCTTTTACCCATGGTTTGTTTAATCTGGTGCAAAAATATAAACCGGAAGTCGTACTCATGGGCGCCACCACGTTGGGAAGAGATTTATCCGGAGCTGTAGCTACTAAGCTGGAAACGGGGCTTACCGCCGACTGTACGGAGTTAGATGTGGATCCCAAGTCGCGGCTTCTCCTCCAGACGCGTCCGGCCTTTGGAGGAAACATTATGGCCACCATATTATGCCGACGTCACCGTCCGCAAATGGCTACCGTACGTCCAAGAGTCATGCCCGAGCCTCCCAGGCAAGAGGGAAGGACCGGCCAGGTAATCAGAGAAGAGTTGGGTCTCCGGGAAGAAGATATTGAGACCCAAATTGTAGAAGTTATCGAGGAAAAAGGAAAGGCAGTCTACCTGGATAAGGCTGAAATCATTGTTGCCGGCGGTAGAGGATTGGGCGGTGCGGAGAATTTTAAACTGTTAGAAGAACTGGCGGATACTTTGGGGGGTACTTTGGGTGCTTCAAGGGCGGCTGTTGAGGCAGGTTGGATATCGGCGGACTACCAGGTAGGACAGACGGGAACTACCGTACGCCCCAAAGTATACTTTGCTATAGGTATTTCGGGGGCCATCCAGCACTTAGTAGGAATGCAGACTTCCGACGTAATCGTAGCCATTAACAAAGATCCGGACGCTCCCATTATTAAGGTAGCTACTTACTCTATAATCGGAGACCTTTTTAAGGTGGTTCCTGCTTTAACTCAGAGATTTCGAGAAAAGTTGGGCAAAAGTTAG
- the yabG gene encoding sporulation peptidase YabG, with protein MERLKFFEIPGRVLHIDGDQEYLEKCLHAYLQLNVEATGYWVSEEDQPEKVVELLEKNPADILILTGHDGFLKRKSDFSNLDNYRTSRYFVEAVKKIRRIIPSKDTLVIFAGACQSHYEAILKAGANFASSPMRALIHALDPVFVAEKVAHTPISEIIPLEELTADTITGAKGIGGIETKGRLRMAYPQSPY; from the coding sequence ATAGAACGCCTAAAATTTTTTGAAATACCGGGTAGGGTTCTACACATTGATGGCGACCAAGAATATCTTGAAAAGTGTCTCCATGCATATCTCCAGTTGAACGTAGAAGCGACAGGTTACTGGGTTTCAGAAGAAGATCAACCCGAGAAGGTTGTCGAGCTTTTAGAGAAGAACCCGGCCGACATATTGATTCTCACGGGGCATGACGGATTTTTGAAACGGAAGTCAGATTTTAGTAATCTAGATAACTACCGTACTTCTCGTTACTTTGTAGAGGCGGTTAAAAAAATTAGAAGGATTATCCCCAGTAAAGATACGCTAGTAATATTTGCCGGTGCCTGTCAGTCGCATTATGAAGCCATTTTAAAGGCAGGAGCCAACTTCGCTAGCTCGCCTATGCGAGCTTTAATTCATGCCTTGGACCCGGTATTTGTTGCGGAGAAAGTAGCCCATACACCGATAAGTGAAATAATTCCCTTAGAAGAATTAACAGCAGATACCATAACGGGCGCCAAGGGTATAGGAGGCATTGAAACGAAGGGGCGCCTTCGCATGGCTTACCCCCAATCGCCTTACTAA
- a CDS encoding ribonuclease H-like YkuK family protein, producing the protein MKFISPSKGSLTLEEVYADIIDFVKMSPDSQYKVIIGSDSQAREQTCFVTAIIIHQVGKGARYYYRKSYHRKINSLRQRIFYETALSLETASKLAEKLAENGLADLDVEIHLDIGPRGDTRDLIREIVGMVAGSGFDAKIKPESCGATKVADKHTK; encoded by the coding sequence ATGAAGTTTATAAGTCCTAGTAAAGGAAGCCTGACCTTAGAGGAAGTTTATGCGGATATAATTGATTTCGTGAAGATGTCCCCGGACTCGCAGTACAAAGTAATCATAGGCTCCGATTCCCAGGCCCGGGAGCAGACTTGTTTTGTTACAGCCATAATCATCCACCAGGTGGGCAAAGGAGCCAGGTATTATTATAGAAAGAGCTACCACCGGAAAATTAATAGTTTAAGACAAAGGATCTTTTACGAAACTGCTTTGAGTTTAGAAACAGCCAGTAAACTGGCGGAAAAACTGGCTGAAAACGGGCTTGCTGATTTAGATGTGGAAATTCACCTAGACATTGGGCCCAGGGGAGACACCCGAGACCTCATCCGAGAGATAGTGGGAATGGTAGCGGGGAGCGGTTTTGACGCCAAAATCAAACCCGAATCTTGTGGAGCTACCAAAGTTGCTGATAAACATACCAAGTAG
- the sleB gene encoding spore cortex-lytic enzyme: MRFPIKCYKLVILGLLWGLLLIFLSGDLSQAQDRRTLYWGTSGPDVILLQQKLSQWGYYDGPIDGIYGPKTFAAVQLFQRKNGLAVDGVVGPATWAALGVGPAPAPYRSTPAVSRSEEVNLLARVVHGEASGEPFEGKVAVAAVILNRVQSPSFPNTLAGVIYQPLAFESVANGQIWARPPSPESVRAAVAALSGWDPTYGALYFWNPAKPVNPWVWTRRIVRTIGRHVFAL, translated from the coding sequence ATGCGCTTCCCAATCAAATGTTATAAATTAGTTATATTAGGCCTGTTGTGGGGACTGTTGCTCATCTTTCTCAGCGGCGACCTTTCTCAGGCTCAAGACAGACGAACTCTATACTGGGGTACTTCAGGGCCCGATGTCATTCTACTCCAGCAGAAACTAAGCCAATGGGGTTACTATGACGGCCCTATAGATGGGATTTACGGTCCCAAGACTTTTGCTGCAGTTCAGCTCTTTCAGAGAAAAAACGGACTAGCCGTAGATGGCGTAGTAGGTCCGGCTACATGGGCTGCTTTAGGCGTTGGCCCTGCCCCCGCCCCTTACCGATCCACACCGGCCGTTTCCCGCAGCGAGGAAGTAAATCTTTTGGCCAGGGTCGTTCACGGCGAAGCCAGCGGAGAACCCTTTGAGGGGAAAGTAGCGGTAGCAGCCGTTATCCTCAACCGAGTTCAAAGCCCATCTTTCCCCAACACTTTGGCCGGTGTGATTTACCAGCCGCTGGCTTTTGAGTCGGTAGCCAACGGCCAAATTTGGGCCAGACCCCCATCGCCAGAATCAGTTAGGGCGGCGGTGGCTGCTCTCAGCGGATGGGATCCTACCTACGGAGCCCTTTATTTCTGGAACCCGGCCAAACCTGTCAATCCATGGGTTTGGACAAGACGGATAGTGAGAACCATTGGACGTCACGTTTTCGCTTTATAA
- the ypeB gene encoding germination protein YpeB has translation MKKKRWTGAALLTALLLISLASVGFWGYQQYQARTRLQTLLNNKYQRAFYELINNVENLQILLAKGLVSGSPDQNVILFTDIWYEANSAQSNLNQLPLGQPVISRTAKFLTQTGDYALALVKQQVTGRPVGDKDWLQLEELHARAVRLTQELHELENKAARGLLAWSEIQRNLPRKLPKGGPAPAPEEFRSIEEEVLKDLPTLIYDGPFADHIQRRQPQGLTGEKISREEARKTVREIALRFADVPNQNNWMVRLTGTVSGVIPAYSVEMFSPGAPDGQKIIMDISQTGGHVVWMVNTRSIAEASLSTEEALQRAKKFLAERGFKNMVPTYSSAEQNVATIAFAYKQNEVVIYPDLIKVQVALDNGQVIGFESLGYLMAHRPRELPQPRITEEEAARFLNPRLKIENSRLAVIPLETKKEVLCYEFKGRLNTDTFLIYINALTGEEEKILQLVNTPNGKLTL, from the coding sequence GTGAAAAAAAAGAGGTGGACAGGCGCAGCGTTATTAACCGCACTGCTATTGATCTCCCTAGCTTCAGTAGGATTTTGGGGATACCAACAGTACCAGGCGCGGACACGCCTGCAAACGTTATTAAATAATAAATATCAGAGGGCTTTTTACGAGCTGATTAACAATGTAGAAAACCTTCAAATTCTACTGGCCAAAGGTTTAGTTTCCGGATCTCCCGACCAGAACGTTATTCTTTTTACCGACATATGGTATGAAGCCAATTCGGCTCAAAGCAACTTAAATCAGCTTCCCCTCGGCCAGCCGGTTATAAGCCGGACCGCTAAATTCCTGACGCAGACAGGCGACTACGCTTTAGCCTTGGTTAAACAGCAGGTAACCGGCAGACCTGTAGGGGATAAAGATTGGTTGCAACTGGAGGAACTTCACGCGCGGGCAGTACGTCTGACTCAAGAATTGCATGAACTGGAGAATAAGGCTGCCCGGGGACTTCTGGCCTGGAGCGAAATCCAGCGGAACCTTCCCCGGAAGCTCCCGAAAGGAGGTCCTGCGCCGGCTCCGGAGGAATTTAGAAGTATTGAAGAGGAAGTATTAAAAGATTTGCCAACTCTAATTTACGACGGCCCTTTTGCCGACCACATTCAGAGACGTCAACCTCAAGGACTGACCGGTGAAAAAATTAGCAGAGAAGAAGCCCGTAAAACCGTCCGAGAAATTGCCCTACGTTTCGCCGATGTTCCCAACCAAAACAATTGGATGGTACGCCTTACCGGTACCGTTTCCGGAGTAATCCCTGCCTACAGCGTAGAGATGTTTTCTCCCGGCGCCCCTGACGGTCAGAAAATAATCATGGATATCAGCCAGACCGGCGGGCATGTAGTCTGGATGGTAAATACCCGGTCAATTGCGGAAGCTTCCCTTTCCACCGAAGAAGCTCTGCAGCGGGCCAAAAAGTTCTTGGCGGAACGGGGATTTAAAAATATGGTTCCCACCTACTCCTCCGCTGAACAAAACGTAGCTACCATAGCCTTTGCCTATAAACAGAATGAAGTAGTTATCTATCCCGACCTAATCAAGGTACAGGTTGCTTTAGACAACGGCCAGGTAATAGGCTTTGAATCGCTGGGGTATTTAATGGCCCACCGTCCACGCGAGCTTCCCCAACCCCGTATTACCGAAGAAGAAGCAGCAAGATTCTTAAATCCCCGCTTAAAAATAGAAAACTCCAGGTTGGCTGTTATTCCACTGGAGACCAAAAAGGAAGTGCTTTGTTACGAATTCAAAGGCAGACTTAATACCGACACCTTTCTCATCTATATCAATGCTTTAACCGGCGAAGAAGAAAAAATTCTACAACTAGTTAACACCCCCAATGGCAAACTTACCCTATAA
- a CDS encoding sporulation peptidase YabG, with protein MAKIKPGDIVARKSYGGDIYFRVQNVRVGTNGEKICVLRGLDVRLIADAPEDDLEVKNKREIQHHRRQIIKEGRDMLERILQRQSQNKKKEAFPIYMLEVPGRKK; from the coding sequence ATGGCGAAAATCAAGCCTGGGGATATTGTGGCCCGAAAGTCGTACGGGGGAGATATATATTTTAGAGTTCAAAACGTAAGGGTTGGAACGAACGGAGAAAAAATATGTGTTTTAAGAGGGCTTGACGTACGTCTAATAGCAGATGCCCCGGAAGATGACCTGGAGGTTAAGAATAAGCGAGAAATTCAACATCACCGCCGCCAAATAATTAAAGAAGGCAGGGACATGCTGGAAAGAATTTTGCAACGTCAATCCCAGAACAAAAAAAAAGAAGCTTTTCCAATATACATGTTAGAGGTGCCGGGCAGGAAAAAATAG
- a CDS encoding SPOCS domain-containing protein, whose translation MSGYIVDKKLLRVQHVVGEKTTQITTSDRVEFPRHVKEITETDARVKKINATVFEDEVLIEGIITKQIYYVEEYTEAMYELSVEHSFSERVEIKGVTRGMEAQIDGRVKGVSYQRIDKHNYTETVTLEIMVKVTETEQLEVVTDVTHPQAKLRVKKELLKVDSVVGEDSVETTVVAAVDFEHPVKKIKDTYIQVEDISASVQDDQVVVAGTIHSQIFYVGQETGRLYEQSVKKPFKATVHIPGAKPGMKAWAEANVLSVDYELEADNDEAEQTVVLEVFAKVMEELQAEVVTDVMGVPVQKELLKVDKVVAEKEKTVTVKNEVDCFNKPVKKIVNTDTAIEIDWSETEVKKDKVMVVGELKKRITYVSSEDNAVYSNSVKERFTASLEMPGVQPGMKAQVHAEVRDINYQWDAGAYEVEQEAVLSLAVKVTQAEQLEVVVGVGVEEECPADDGERPTFIMYKLKPGDTFWELARRYKVTVEEIQQANPGLDPHNLPVGEFIKIPCPKVPGAKG comes from the coding sequence ATGTCCGGATATATAGTGGATAAAAAATTGCTGCGTGTTCAGCATGTAGTAGGGGAAAAGACGACGCAAATAACTACTAGCGACAGAGTTGAGTTTCCCCGTCATGTTAAGGAAATAACGGAAACTGATGCCCGGGTTAAGAAAATTAATGCCACAGTATTCGAGGACGAGGTGCTGATTGAAGGAATTATCACCAAACAAATTTATTATGTTGAAGAATATACCGAGGCAATGTATGAATTGTCGGTAGAGCATAGTTTCAGTGAACGGGTGGAAATTAAAGGTGTTACCCGGGGTATGGAGGCTCAGATTGACGGTCGGGTCAAGGGAGTTAGTTACCAAAGAATAGATAAACATAACTACACGGAAACGGTTACGTTGGAAATTATGGTCAAAGTAACGGAGACGGAACAGCTAGAAGTAGTTACCGATGTAACTCATCCTCAAGCGAAGCTCCGAGTGAAGAAAGAGTTGTTAAAAGTAGACAGCGTGGTTGGCGAAGATTCTGTCGAAACTACCGTAGTCGCCGCCGTCGATTTTGAACACCCGGTGAAAAAAATTAAAGATACCTATATTCAAGTGGAAGATATTAGTGCTTCGGTCCAAGATGACCAGGTAGTAGTAGCCGGGACCATACACTCTCAGATTTTTTATGTAGGGCAGGAAACAGGCCGGTTGTACGAGCAGAGTGTTAAGAAACCTTTTAAAGCAACCGTACACATTCCGGGAGCGAAACCGGGTATGAAGGCATGGGCCGAAGCGAATGTCCTTTCTGTGGATTACGAATTGGAAGCGGACAACGATGAAGCAGAGCAAACGGTTGTTTTAGAGGTCTTTGCCAAAGTTATGGAAGAACTGCAAGCAGAAGTGGTAACAGACGTTATGGGCGTACCCGTTCAGAAGGAATTGTTGAAAGTTGATAAAGTAGTGGCCGAAAAAGAGAAGACAGTGACCGTTAAGAATGAAGTCGACTGTTTCAACAAACCGGTCAAGAAAATTGTGAATACCGATACGGCGATAGAAATTGACTGGTCGGAGACAGAGGTTAAGAAAGACAAGGTAATGGTGGTTGGAGAGCTGAAGAAACGTATTACTTATGTGAGCAGCGAAGACAATGCGGTATACAGCAATTCCGTTAAAGAAAGATTTACCGCTAGCCTGGAAATGCCGGGTGTCCAGCCGGGAATGAAGGCACAGGTTCATGCGGAGGTAAGAGATATTAATTATCAATGGGACGCAGGGGCTTATGAAGTGGAGCAGGAAGCTGTTTTGTCGTTGGCAGTCAAAGTAACTCAGGCCGAACAACTAGAAGTGGTAGTTGGGGTAGGAGTGGAGGAAGAATGTCCCGCGGACGACGGAGAGCGGCCCACTTTTATAATGTATAAGTTGAAACCGGGAGATACTTTCTGGGAATTGGCCCGGAGGTACAAGGTTACGGTAGAGGAAATCCAGCAGGCCAATCCGGGGCTGGATCCCCATAACCTTCCGGTAGGAGAGTTCATCAAAATACCCTGTCCCAAGGTGCCGGGGGCCAAAGGTTGA
- a CDS encoding cell wall hydrolase, protein MQTLRSISILILVLFFTTVVFSLPSEAAIYTVQRGDSLYIIGNLFSVPVSQIQKDNRLNSTTIYPGQRLWLPDDRVIYYTVKAGDSLYLIGKKYNVSPYKIRKANGLSGTTIFPGQQLMIPTKTREYASAPSRSWPYRNISRKDLDLLAQLVYGEARGEPYKGQVAVAAVVLNRVKHPEFPNTIAGVIYQPDAFTAVKDGQFYLTPNETAKKAAQDALKGWDPSGGALYYWNPATATSRWIWTRTIITRIGQHVFGI, encoded by the coding sequence ATGCAAACCTTGCGATCTATCTCTATTCTAATCCTTGTCCTCTTTTTCACAACAGTTGTTTTCTCCCTGCCTTCAGAAGCAGCAATCTATACGGTTCAACGTGGTGATTCTCTGTATATCATTGGCAATTTGTTCTCTGTACCGGTTTCCCAAATTCAAAAAGATAACCGCTTGAATAGTACAACTATCTATCCGGGACAAAGGCTATGGTTGCCTGACGATCGCGTAATTTACTACACCGTTAAAGCAGGGGATTCTCTTTATCTCATAGGTAAAAAATATAATGTGAGTCCGTACAAAATTAGGAAAGCCAATGGACTATCCGGCACCACAATTTTCCCCGGCCAACAGTTGATGATTCCAACAAAAACCAGAGAATATGCTTCTGCCCCCAGTCGTTCATGGCCATACAGAAACATTTCCCGTAAAGATTTGGACCTCTTAGCCCAGTTAGTTTACGGTGAAGCCCGAGGAGAGCCCTATAAGGGTCAGGTAGCCGTTGCGGCTGTGGTTCTCAACCGCGTGAAACATCCCGAATTTCCCAATACAATCGCAGGAGTAATTTACCAGCCGGATGCCTTCACTGCGGTCAAAGACGGCCAGTTCTACCTGACTCCCAACGAGACTGCCAAAAAGGCTGCACAGGACGCCTTGAAGGGATGGGATCCTTCCGGCGGAGCCTTGTATTACTGGAATCCTGCTACAGCAACCAGTCGCTGGATATGGACCCGAACCATTATTACCCGAATAGGCCAGCATGTATTCGGTATTTAG
- a CDS encoding electron transfer flavoprotein subunit beta/FixA family protein codes for MHIVVCVKQVPDTMEVRIDPKTNTLVRAGVPSIINPYDIHAVEEAMRLKEKFGASVTAITMGPPQAEEVLRKAISFGVDKAILLSDRAFAGSDTLATSYVLAQAIRKLSEEQPVDLVLCGKQAIDGDTAQVGPGIATRLNIPQLTYVMKIDYLDLEKREIQVQRKLEGEREIVKATLPALLTVTKDINELRYASFPNLLRAARYRPLLWNKESLLLEEGRLGIKGSPTAVRRIFAPPEREGGEIIPGGMDNPEKAAAELVDKLITTKIIADR; via the coding sequence GTGCATATAGTGGTCTGTGTGAAACAGGTTCCTGATACTATGGAAGTGCGGATAGATCCTAAGACTAATACTCTGGTTCGTGCCGGAGTGCCTTCCATTATAAATCCTTACGATATTCATGCGGTAGAAGAGGCTATGCGATTGAAAGAAAAATTTGGAGCATCTGTAACCGCTATAACCATGGGTCCTCCTCAGGCGGAGGAGGTTCTGCGCAAAGCAATATCCTTTGGAGTGGATAAGGCCATTTTATTGAGCGACCGGGCTTTTGCCGGGTCCGATACTTTGGCCACCAGTTACGTTTTAGCTCAGGCCATCAGGAAGTTAAGCGAAGAACAACCGGTTGATTTGGTGCTTTGCGGGAAACAGGCTATCGATGGCGATACGGCCCAGGTGGGACCGGGGATAGCTACCCGCTTAAACATACCCCAACTTACTTATGTCATGAAGATCGATTATTTGGATTTGGAGAAAAGAGAAATTCAAGTACAACGAAAATTGGAAGGTGAAAGGGAAATCGTAAAAGCTACCCTGCCGGCTCTGTTAACGGTAACCAAGGACATAAATGAACTGCGATATGCCAGTTTCCCAAACCTTCTCCGGGCGGCCCGGTATCGCCCCCTCTTATGGAATAAAGAATCGCTCCTGTTGGAAGAAGGTAGGTTGGGTATTAAGGGTTCGCCTACGGCAGTTCGGCGCATTTTTGCTCCTCCCGAGCGGGAAGGCGGGGAAATTATTCCTGGTGGAATGGACAATCCAGAAAAGGCGGCGGCAGAGTTGGTGGACAAACTGATTACTACCAAGATTATAGCTGATAGATAG